DNA sequence from the bacterium genome:
AGCTGCTTGTTCGCGCGTGGGCGCGAGCGGTAGGGCTGGAGGCAATCCCGGAGGCCGGCAGCGCGAAGAAAGCGCTCGGCCTGTTGCGTCTGCGCCTGATCGGGCTCGATCTGGATCTCGACGTTCGAGAGCGAAGCTGCTGCCGCCAGGTACCAACCTTCGCCGAACGAGAAACCAGGATCGGCATGGAACGTGTACGCATGGTTTCGCTCCTCGATGATGCGGCGAGCCTCCTGCGCCGCAGCTTGTGCCGTCCGTGCGGCTTCCCTCGAAGCGGGGTCGTCCGACTGGAGCGCCATGCACGCGGCTTCGCTTGCAGACGCTTCCGCCCCGGCCACGATCGCCTCGACGCGCCGCCAGCCGTCGTCGCAGGCTTCGCGAGTCGGCGCCCGTTGAGCACTTCTCGATAGCTGCCCCGCGCCGTGACGCGCGTCCTCCGCGCGGGCGGCGAGGGCCCTCACCAACGTGCTCCGCGCGCCAGCGATCGCCTCCGGAGTCCCGTCGCTCGTGGCGAGCGCGGCCTGCGCCGCGTCGATCGCAAGCCCGAGCTGACTTCGATGGCGCTGGCGCGCGCCCGGCACACCGATCTGGCGCAATGCGTCGGTGAGAAGGGCTGCCGCCTCACGCTCGAGGGTGTGCGCCGCCACCGCAATGGGCGTGCCTCGCCTGCGTCCCACCCGCTTCTCCGCCATTCGCGGAGCATGAACCAAACCAGGAGCTGCGTCACCCAGCGCCGGCGAATCGCACGCCCCTGCACAGCAAGGAGACGTAGCCCCCATCCTACTCCGAAGAGACGAGACGATAGGCCCCGTGCACCTGGTTCGCGTGGGCCTCTCCACGTGACATGTCATATGACAGGTCATAACATGTCATGTGACATGTCGCCGACCCAGGAGAAGACTGCGCTGACCGAACGCAAGCGGCAGATCCTCGAGGAAGCGATCGAGATCCTCTCGTCCGATGGCTACGCCAATCTGAGCATGCGCGCCCTGGCGCGCGCCAGCGGCATGAAGCTGGGCGCGCTGCAGTATCACTTCCCCACCTGGGAAGATCTGTTGCACGACCTCGCCGCCTTCATCGCCGAGGAGTACGGGCGCTCGTTCGATGCGCTGGCGGCAGGCGGCGGTTCGCCGGATCTCCGCGAGACCATGCAGTTTCTCCTCGAAGACTCGCCGGCCGACGCCACGTTGCAGGCCGACAGGCTCTTCCCGCAGCTGTGGGCGATGGCCCAGGTAGAGCCCGTGATGGAATCACTGCTCGACGCCATCTATCGCCGATACCTGGACACCCTGGAAGAACGACTCATCGCAGAAGGTAGCCGCGCTCCCCGTGCCGAAGCGCTCATGCTCATGTCGATGGTGGAAGGCGCAACGCTGTTCGTGGGTCAAGGACGGCGCTGGGCGCGTCATGCCAAGTCCATGCGTGCCGCCGTCCTCGAGTTCATCGACGCCAACTACGGCGAGGAAGGTTGAGGTTTCTTACTTGAGCGTTTCGAGCACACTGGATCAGCAAATCACTCGAGCGGCCTTCTGGTCGACCGCGATCGCTCTCGGCACCGGGATGGTCTCGTTCTTCCTTCCTCTGGACGCCCCAGGTGGCTACGAAGCGACGACCTCCGAGCGTGTCGCCTGGTTGGCGGCGAATTCCGGCTTCTTCATCATCGGTTGGATCAACCAGATCGTCGCCATGATCTCGCTATCCGGAGTCTTTGCGGGAATCGCCTGGCAGATCGCGGGTACGCATCCGCTGCGTGCGATCCTCGCGGCCACCCTGGTCGCCATTTCCATGGTGGTCTTCTTCATCCCCAAGTTCATCGCGGTGTGGACGATCCCGATGCTGGCAGAAGCGATCGCGACGGGCTCGGCGGCAAGCGAGATGGCCGAGACGCTGCTCCCGATCCTGAACGTCACGGTCCCGTTTTCGCTCTACACCTCGTTCGACTACCTGGGCTTCTGGCTCTACAGCTTGTTTGCCCTCCTGGTCGCACGCCCTCTCCTCAGGGGCTCTCTCACCGCGAAGATCGTCGGAATCACTCTGGGTGGTTTCGGTCTCTCGTACAACGGAATCGTCATCGCGGTTCTGGCCCGGGCGATCGCAGGACCGCAGATCGAGACCTACGTCCTCGGCGCCTCCGGACTCCTCTTCATCGTCACGGTCGCTGGGCTCTTTCTCTTCAGGGGCGTGTCAGCCGGCGGGAAAGCATGAAGCAGTCCATCACACGCCGCGACTTCCTCAATGGGGCCGCGCTCGCTTTGGCGGCTGGGACGACGCTCTCCCCGCGAGAGCTGTTGGCATCGGAGAACGACCCGACGGCCGGCGGCATCCCCCAGGACTACTACCCCCCCACGCTCACCGGCATGCGCGGCAATCACGACGGTTCGTTCGAGGTGGCCCACGCATTGGCCTGGCGCGGCGAGAAGCCGACGGAGTACGCAGCCCTCGATGAAGCGTACGACCTGGTGATCGTGGGCGGAGGCCTCAGCGGCCTGGCGTCGGCGTACCTCTATCGGAAACA
Encoded proteins:
- a CDS encoding TetR/AcrR family transcriptional regulator — protein: MTERKRQILEEAIEILSSDGYANLSMRALARASGMKLGALQYHFPTWEDLLHDLAAFIAEEYGRSFDALAAGGGSPDLRETMQFLLEDSPADATLQADRLFPQLWAMAQVEPVMESLLDAIYRRYLDTLEERLIAEGSRAPRAEALMLMSMVEGATLFVGQGRRWARHAKSMRAAVLEFIDANYGEEG